The Flavivirga eckloniae genomic interval TGGTTTTTAGCATCCTACGGTCCCGGCGAGCAGTTCAATAATGCCGAAAACATTATAAAAACCGAACACGCTTCCGAAAGTTTAAATGAAGACGATTTACAACAAAAAATAGCATCCCATAAATTAGAGCATTCTTTTATTGGTATAGCCGGACGTGCTATTGAACCCGCTATACGTCCGTTGGGTTACGATTGGAAAATTGGTATTGCTCTAATAAGCTCATTTGCTGCCCGCGAAGTATTTGTAAGTACATTAGCGACTATTTATAGCGTTGGTAGCGACGAAGAAGAAACCATAAAAAATAAAATGGCAAGTGAAGTTAACCCTACCCTAGGAGGTCCATTGTTTACGTTTGCATCAGGCGTTTCATTGCTTCTATTTTACGCATTTGCTATGCAATGTATGAGTACTTTAGCCATTGTAAAACGGGAAACCAATTCTTGGAAATGGCCTACTCTACAATTGGTAGTTATGACGGTTTTTGCATATATGGTAGCACTAATTGCTTTTCAGTTTTTGAAATAGATATAGGTATCAATGTAATGTGATAATCTTATAAATTGAGCTAAAAAATAACAGATTCTTTTGCTTTAGGGTAGAATAACGTAAATTTATAATAATGATTTCGACTCAATAACCATGAATACCATTATTCAAAACATACTAGTATTTACAGCTCTGGCATTGGCTTTTGGTTTTTTGTTTAAAAAATTCTTCTGGAAAAAAGCGAAATCTAAAAAAGCTTGTGGCGGTGATGATGGGTGTGGTTGTCATTAATCCTCTTAACGTAATCGATACATTAAATCATACAGATACGAGCTATTAAAAACGGTGGTATTCCGAACCAATAATGAGAAGCCTGTCTGCCGACAGCTATAGTGTATCCACATCTCTTTAATCAAGCCACGAATTACACAAATTTACACGAATGTAACTTCAATATAATGGATAGCTATCTATACTATTCATAATCACGAATCAGACTTTCAGTCTGTTTTTACAATCCAAACCCGATTTAATTTAAGGTGGGTTCGATTTAATATTTTTTGATTTTCAGTTAGTTAAGTTGAAAATACCCCTAGAGTCCCCTCAAAGGGACAATTTTACCGAGTGAGATTCCTCCCTCGAGGGAGGATTAAGGAGGGTATTTTTAAATACAAACTATTTTATAAGTCTAACAATAAGAACTTTACAATGAAGTTAAATCGAAATCACCTTCAATTTATTAATAAGTAAACACAAATTACTTATTTGTAAATAATTTATATTTAGAACCATTTGTGATAATTCGTGAAATTAGTGTCTGTCTTTGTTGAGTTATTATTTAATATGCAGTCATATTTATGGGTACACCTTAGCTGTCGGCAGACAGGGCCATCACCCACACCTCACATAGCCTAAACTATGAACAACTACAAATTAAAGCTTAATACTGCTGTTGTTTGAAAAAGCTACATCAATTTATTTATTATACTTGTTTAACCAAGCCAAAGTATGAGCCACTTTGCTAATTAAGTTACTAGGTTTTTTAGCTATCCCATGAGAAGCCTCAGGGATTTCAACCAATACCGTTTCTACCTTGCGTAATTTTAGTGCATGATATAATTGTTTCGCTTCACTAGGAGGCGTTCTTAAATCGTTCATACCCACCATAACCATCGTTGGTGTCTCAATATTTCCAACTAAAGAAATTGGAGAGAACTTCCAATAGTTTTCAAAATTCTCCCAGGGCTGTCCGGGATATCTGGTATTAGCATACCCATAATAATTATCTGCAACAAGTGTTTTACTAATCCAGTTCATAACTGGTTTTACTACTACCGAAGCTTTAAAACGGTTATTTTTTCCAATCATCCATGCCGCCATAATACCTCCAGCACTACCACCGGTAACAAACAATTTATCATTATCAACAATACCCTTTTCAACCAAATAATCCACCCCATCCATCACATCATTATAATCTTGTCCGGGGTAGTTATTAAGAAGCAGATTAGCAAATGCTTCACCATAACTTGTACTACCTCTCGGGTTCGGATAGAACACCACATAACCATCTGCAGCATACAGTTGAATTTCGGCAGTAAAACGATCTCCATAATTTAAAATAGGACCTCCATGGTTCTCCACCAATAAGGGATATTTTTTTGAAGGGTCGTAAAAAGGTGGTTTTACAATCCACCCTTGAATATCTCTACCATCGTAAGACGATTTATACCAAACCTCTTCTGTTTTTCCGAGTTCCCGATAACTTAGTAAGTCTGAGTTTAAATTAGTAATTAATTGAGGCGCTTTTTTAGTCCTAATCACAGCTACATCAGCAGGATATTCTGGTCTAGATTGTGTATAAGCCAAAGTTCCATTATTAGAAAATGAATATGATCCGGAAGCATAAGGTCTTCCTATAGTCGTTCCTCCCATATTGTCTGCCAACTTTGTAATTTTACCACCTGTTGTGATGTGGGCTATTTTAGAATTCCCTTTATCATCGTAAGTAAAATACAAGCCTTTTCCGGAATTATCCCAGGAGATATCCCTCACATTCCTATCTAGTTTATTAGATATGATATGTCGATTACCACCATCGCTATTCATTAAATGTAATACCGTGTTTTGATGGGCTTCCATTTTATCTTTATATCCTAAAAATGCGATCGTTTTTCCATCGGGTGATATTTTAGGAGAATGATCTGGTCCAATCTGTGTCGTTAACGCCGTAATGGTTTTTGAATCTACATTTACTTTATACACCTCACTATTTCTAAACTCGTACTCCCAATTGTCGCTTCTGTTTCCCGAGAAATAAATGTCTTTCCCATCTGGAGAAAAAGACAAACTACCTCTATGGTTATAATTTCCCGATGTTAATTGTCGTGGTGTACCACCTTCTGCCGAAATACTAAAAACATGTGTAAAACCAGGTGTCATATACCCCCTTCCGTCTGCTTCATGCTTTAATCTATCTGTAATCCTTGCTGGTTTTGCCCATTTGGCACCTTTTGGCTTAGCTGGCATTTTAACAACAACTGGGGCTTTTTCGGCAACAAACATCGTAAACGCTATATGTTTCCCATCTGGAGACCAACAAAGGTTTCCTGGAGATTTTTCTAAATGGGATAGTCTTGCAATTTGTCCAGAATCCGTCCAATACATATATAATTCCGAGCCTTCATTTGTAGCACTAACAAAAGCAATTCTATCTCCCGTCGGCGACCATCTAGCTTGCGATTCACTAACTTCCCTCGACGTTAGTTTTCGATGAGAAGACCCATCTACATTTAATATCCACAGATTTCCTTTCGAAGCATCTTTCATGATATCAAACCCGTTTCTTTTATAAACTATCTGGGTTCCATCTGGCGAAATTTGTGGATCTGATGCCCATTCCAACTCAAAAACATCTAAATACTGAAAAGGTTCTTTTTTAATTTGACCCAATGCCAGATTTGTAAATACAACAGAAAACAAAAAAACAATAACGCGATTCATATGTAACTTTTTAATTAAGCTGAAAGTTAATAATTATAACTTTCAATTTTACAACAATAGCTTAAGTTATAACGTTTTTTAACTAAAAAGTTTTTAGAATAGACTTGCTTACAGATACGGTTAGTACATGCGATTGGAAGAACCTACTTTCTAAACAAAGCATCTAAGTAGTTTTGAGTGCTCAAATATTCAACCCTTAAATGTCGCAGATAATTCATAACAGCATTCCTATGAATATTATCAGGCTTTAAACAGTCTTCCATATTAGCATTAGAAACTGTAATAGCCAAATACCTGTTCCCATTTCTTGAAATATAATCTTCACCTAATACGGGAGCATCTTCTCCTTGATTTAACTTTGAATCTATCAAAAATGGCAAAAGCATTAATACCTTATGTTGAATTTCAATTTCATAAAACGAAAAATAGAATAATTCTCCGTCAATTTCAAAAGGTACATTCGACTCCACATCTAAATGTAATCGTTCATATTTAGTATTAACATAGTTGTAAAATTCGTTGGCATCTTTAGGGTCTTCAAAAATAAAAGCATGCTCCTTAGGCAATTTTCTTTTAAACTTTTTTGCAACCATAACCTTATCGGTTTTAATAGATGGTGCTATCCTTAAAGGAATACATGAAAAACATAATAAAACAGAGAAAAGGGGCACTAATAGTTTCATAGTTAAATTTTTAACTATGTACCAACAATTATACCAACGAACAAATTACAGTTTGGTTTTAAGAAATTTTTACGAATAGGTTATTCGCAATCATATTAGATATAATAAACTCTTTAGTGTTTACTTTTATAGTTACTGAATTATCAAACGGTTCTTTATGTAGAACATTCAATTCGGTTCCCAAAGCGATATTATTCTTATCTAAATACTTTAAAAATTCGGATGAAGAATCTTTAACACCAACACAAATACAATGATCTCCGGTTTCGGCTTGCGATAAAAGAATCTTATCTATTTTTTTAATTTTTCCTGTTTCATCCGGAATTGGATCGCCATGCGGATCGTGCGTTGGGTGCTCCAGAAAGGCATCTAACTGACTAATTAGCTTTTTAGATTTTATATGTTCTAACTGCTCGGCTACCTCATGGACTTCATCCCATGAAAAGTTTAATTTCTCTACTAAAAAAACTTCCCATAATCTGTGCTTTCTAACAATATTAGCGGCAACCTCTTTCCCTTTTTTAGTTAAAGTAACCCCTTGATATTTTTTATAATCGACATATCTTTTTTCAGAAAGCTTCTTAACCATATCGGTTACAGACGATGCCTTTGTTTCCATTTCTTTAGCAATAGCATTTGTGCTTACATTATTAGCACCGTACTTCCCTAAGTGATAAATAGCCTTAATATAGTTTTCTTCCGTAAGGGTAATCATAGTTAAAATATATATTAACAAATATAGAATAATTATAACATTAAAATAATTTTTAGATTAATCTAAAAATATATTTATATTTGCATAAAATAATTTTATGAACCACCTTACACTTTTATTTAGCCTTTTAAGTTTTACTGCGTTTGCTCAAACTATAACAGGCAGAACAACATCAAACAACACGGCGCTACCTTACGTAAACGTGTATTTAAAAGGTGGTGAACAAGGTGCGGTGTCTAAAGACGATGGTTCATTTAACATAAAGCATGTAAAAGCTGGGACATATACTATTATAGCTTCATTTACCGGATATCAAACTCAGAAAAAAACAATCACAATTTCTTCAAATAATACAGTTGTTAATTTTGATTTACCAGAAACAGAACTTTTAGAGGAAGTCGTAATTTCTGGGACTTTAAAAGCGGTATCTCGTTTAGAAAGTCCTGTACCAGTTGAAGTATACTCCCCTGCATTTTTAAAGAAAAACCCAACCCCAAATATTTTTGAAGCCTTACAAAATGTAAACGGTGTGCGCCCACAAATTAATTGTAATGTTTGTAACACAGGCGATATTCATATTAACGGTTTAGAAGGACCTTATACGCTTGTACTTATAGATGGCATGCCTATTGTAAGTGGGCTATCTACAGTATATGGTCTTTCTGGAATACCAAACTCTTTAATCGAACAAATCGAAATTGTAAAAGGTCCAGCCTCTTCTCTTTATGGGAGCGAAGCCGTTGGAGGGCTTATAAATGTTATAACAAAGCTTCCGGAAAATGCCCCAAGGTTTTTTGCAGATAGTTATGTAACTGGGTGGGGAGAAGTCAATTTAGATTTGGGTTTTAAGGCCAAGGTAGGCGATAAAGCCCATTTACTTATGGGTACAAATTATTTTAACTATAATAATCCGATAGATAATAACGGAGACAATTTCACCGATTTAACACTTCAAGATAGAATCTCTGTGTTTCAAAAATGGGACTTTAAACGCAACAATAACAGGGTTATGTCTTTAGCAGGTCGTTATTTTTATGAGGATAGATGGGGTGGCGAAATGCAATGGAATCCGTCATTTAGAGGTGGTAGTGACGTTTACGGGGAAAGCATCTACACGAGTCGTTTCGAAATTTTAGGAAAATATCAATTACCTGTTGAAGAAAAGATGCTTCTTCAAGTTTCTTATACAGATCATGATCAAAATTCAGTATATGGTAACACGCCCTACTTAGCACAGCAACGTATTGGTTTCGGTCAATTAACTTGGGACAAACCACTTGAAAATCATGATTTATTATTTGGTGTTGCTGCCAGATATAACTTTTATAACGACAATACCCCTGCTACAGTAACAGCGGACGAAGTGACCATTCCTTCGATTTTTGCTCAAGATGAAATTAAGCTTAACGATAAAAACACATTGTTATTAGGTGCACGATATGATTACGATAAAAGACATGGTAATATATTCACCCCAAGAATTGCTTACAAATTCAAACCCACTACCGATGATATTTTTCGCATTAACGCCGGAACAGGGTTTAGAGTGGTTAATATTTTCACCGAAGAACATGCTGCTCTTACAGGAGCCCGAGACGTTATAATTCCAGAAGAGTTAAAACCAGAGCGTTCCTATAATGTTAATGTTAATTACCTTAGAAAGTTCTATACCAAATCTGGCGCTATAATTGGTTTAGATGCCTCTGCGTGGTACACCTATTTTACCAATTTGATCTTACCCGATTACGATACCAATCCTAACGAAATTATATACGACAATTTAGATGGTAAAGCTATAACAAAAGGAATAAGTGTAAATGTAGACGCCATGATTGCGAGTGGTATTAAGGTACTCGTCGGGGCTACGATGCAAGATGTTTCCCAAACCGAAAATGGTATAAAGCAACGTCAAATTTTAACCGAACGTTTTACAGGAACATGGGCAGCTTCCTATAAAAACTATAAATACAACCTAACGCTAGATTATACAGGAAATATTTATGGCCCTATGCGATTACCCTTATTGGGTGATGCAGATCCACGAAGTGAATATTCGCCAACATGGAGCATTCAAAATATTCAATTAACTTACGACGGATTAAGTAATTTAGAAATTTATGGGGGTGTAAAAAACCTGTTGGATTGGACACCAAATAAAGGCAACCCATTTATTATCTCAAGAGCCCACGATCCGTTTGATAAAACTTTAGATGTGAACGATCCTAATGACCTACCTTTCGACCCTTCGTATGTTTATGCGCCAAACCAAGGCATTCGCCTGTTTTTTGGGCTACGCTATTCATTTAAATAATTATGAGCTTTTTAGTAAATTCACACCAAAATTAAATCCATGAAAAAATATGCCTCCATACTGTTAATCTGCTTCATCTTTTTCAACTGTAAAAGCGATAAAAAAGAGAACGGTAAATTCAACGTTGTTACAACAACAACCATGATTACGGATTTAGTTACTAATATTGGGGGCGACCTCATCAATATTCAAGGCTTAATGGGTAGTGGTGTCGATCCACATTTATATAAAGCCAGTGAAGGCGATGTAACAAAGCTGGCTAATGCCGATATTATCTTTTACAATGGCTTGCATTTAGAAGGTAAATTAGTGGAAGTATTCGAAAAAATGCACAGTCAAAAAACCAAAACCATTGCTGTTTCTGATGCCTTGGATAAAAACACGTTGATTGGCTCTGATTATTTTGCATCTAATTACGATCCGCATATTTGGTTTGATATAGATTATTGGATACAAGCCACTCAATTTGTGGTTAAAAAACTATCAGACGCTATTCCAGAACAAAAAGCAGCTTTTGAAACCAATGGCGCCAATTATATAAAAAAACTAAAAGCCCTAAAAACCAAATTAACAGCTACTATTGAGTCACTTCCAGAAGAAAAACGCATTTTGGTAACTGCTCATGATGCCTTTAATTATTTCGGAAAGTCATTTAAATTTGAAGTTGTTGGTTTACAAGGATTATCTACCGCTACCGAAGCCGGTGTTCAAGATGTTCAAAAACTATCGGCTTTTATCATAGAAAGGAATGTAAACGCTATTTTTGTAGAAAGTTCGGTTCCTAAACGTACCATAGAAGCATTGCAGGCTGCTGTAAATTCCAAAGGACATCAGGTTTCTATTGGAGGTTCCTTATACTCGGATGCACTTGGAAACGCTGGGACAGTAGAAGGCACATACATTGGTATGTTTGAGTATAATGTAAATACGATCGTTAATGCGCTTAAATAAGCCAGCAGTATTCAGTTACAGTTTGCAGTGTTTACTCAAACGTAAAAAACGAGTACCTAAAAATAATCTTGAAAAGGATTCCTTCCTTATTTTAGGGAAGGTGAATTCAGCTTAAAAAAGCTGAATTCGGAAGGGTAAAATGGAAACAAAAAAATGAAACAAAACATCGCCGTAAAAGTAGACGATTTAACGGTTGCATATAACTACAAGCCGGTACTTTGGGATATCGATTTAGAAATTCCTGAAGGTGTGCTTATGGCTATTGTAGGGCCGAATGGTGCGGGAAAATCTACACTTATAAAATCAATCCTTGGCATTTTAAATCCTATTGCAGGGAGCGTTAGTATTTATGGCAAATCTTATGAGAAACAACGTGCGTTAGTTGCTTATGTGCCTCAAAAAGGAAGTGTAGATTGGGATTTTCCAACAACGGCTTTGGATGTGGTGATGATGGGAACATACGGTAGTTTGGGTTGGATAAAACGCCCCGGACAAAAACAAAAAAAGATAGCTCTTGAAGCGTTAGAAAAGGTGGGCATGCTGCCTTTTAAAAACAGGCAAATAAGTCAGCTTTCTGGCGGACAGCAGCAACGTATCTTCCTAGCTAGAGCTTTAGTACAGGATGCATCCATTTATTTTATGGATGAACCATTTCAAGGGGTAGATGCCACCACCGAAATTGCCATTATTAATATTTTAAAAGAATTAAGAAAAGCGAATAAAACAGTTATCGTTGTACACCACGATTTACAAACAGTTCCGGAGTATTTCGACTGGGTAACCTTTTTAAATGTAAAGAAAATTGCCACGGGTCCGGTTAAAGACATCTTTAATGATGATAACTTAACAAAAACCTATGGTATTAATTATAAGGTTAGTATACAAGAATAAGATAAGTATACAGTTTGCAGTTGCAACAGGCAGTACTTACTCGACGTGAATAAAAAATGACAGCTTGAAAAGCAACTTGTCATTCTGAACAAAGTGAAAAACCTCAAAAGAAGGCTTTATAATATGAAAGGCTTTAAATGGATATAACAGAATACATAAAGCTAGTTTTTACAGACTACACCCTAAGAACCATTACCCTTGGTACTGCAATCCTTGGTGGTGTAACTGGTATGCTGGGAAGCTTTGCTGTATTACGAAAACAAAGTCTTTTAGGTGATGCTATTTCTCATGCTGCTCTACCTGGAATTGCTATTGCCTTTTTAATTACTGGAGCAAAAGATAGCAATGTTTTATTATTAGGTGCTCTGATAAGTGGTCTTATTGGTACATTTTGGATTCGTGGCATTATAAGCAAAACACATCTAAAATCAGATACGGCTTTAGGGCTTATCTTATCGCTATTTTTTGGTTTTGGAATGCTTCTGCTCACCTTCATTCAAAAACAACCCAATGCTAATCAAGCTGGGTTGGATAAATATTTATTCGGACAGGCGGCCACTCTAGTAGAAAGTGATGTTTGGCTTATGGCTATAGTAACCAGTATTTGCCTTATCGTATTATTGCTCTTTTGGAAAGAATTTAAAATTCTTCTTTTTGATGCCGACTACACTAAAACACTTGGTTTCAATACCAAGTTTATTGATATTTTAATTACCACATTTATCGTATTAGCTATTGTATTAGGCTTGCAAACCGTTGGTGTTGTACTTATGAGTGCTATGCTCTTAGCTCCTGCTGCCGCTGCTCGACAATGGACGAATAGCTTAGGAATCATGGTCATTCTCTCTGCTATATTTGGAGCCTTTTCTGGTGTTTTTGGAACTGCTATTAGTGCCAGTCAAAACAATCTATCAACAGGTCCTGTAATTGTTATTGTTGCCGGAGTATTTGTCCTGATTTCTTTTATATTTTCACCTAG includes:
- a CDS encoding metal ABC transporter permease codes for the protein MDITEYIKLVFTDYTLRTITLGTAILGGVTGMLGSFAVLRKQSLLGDAISHAALPGIAIAFLITGAKDSNVLLLGALISGLIGTFWIRGIISKTHLKSDTALGLILSLFFGFGMLLLTFIQKQPNANQAGLDKYLFGQAATLVESDVWLMAIVTSICLIVLLLFWKEFKILLFDADYTKTLGFNTKFIDILITTFIVLAIVLGLQTVGVVLMSAMLLAPAAAARQWTNSLGIMVILSAIFGAFSGVFGTAISASQNNLSTGPVIVIVAGVFVLISFIFSPSRGLLFKQIRFIKNRRDLQLHKTLAFMHHIAKTHENISHPHTIKILNNFQGYTRSTLQKLVNKNYVTLNGNMWSLTEEGFKTAANLYNQQSENNE
- a CDS encoding FeoB-associated Cys-rich membrane protein, with the protein product MNTIIQNILVFTALALAFGFLFKKFFWKKAKSKKACGGDDGCGCH
- a CDS encoding metal-dependent transcriptional regulator, yielding MITLTEENYIKAIYHLGKYGANNVSTNAIAKEMETKASSVTDMVKKLSEKRYVDYKKYQGVTLTKKGKEVAANIVRKHRLWEVFLVEKLNFSWDEVHEVAEQLEHIKSKKLISQLDAFLEHPTHDPHGDPIPDETGKIKKIDKILLSQAETGDHCICVGVKDSSSEFLKYLDKNNIALGTELNVLHKEPFDNSVTIKVNTKEFIISNMIANNLFVKIS
- a CDS encoding alpha/beta hydrolase family protein; the encoded protein is MNRVIVFLFSVVFTNLALGQIKKEPFQYLDVFELEWASDPQISPDGTQIVYKRNGFDIMKDASKGNLWILNVDGSSHRKLTSREVSESQARWSPTGDRIAFVSATNEGSELYMYWTDSGQIARLSHLEKSPGNLCWSPDGKHIAFTMFVAEKAPVVVKMPAKPKGAKWAKPARITDRLKHEADGRGYMTPGFTHVFSISAEGGTPRQLTSGNYNHRGSLSFSPDGKDIYFSGNRSDNWEYEFRNSEVYKVNVDSKTITALTTQIGPDHSPKISPDGKTIAFLGYKDKMEAHQNTVLHLMNSDGGNRHIISNKLDRNVRDISWDNSGKGLYFTYDDKGNSKIAHITTGGKITKLADNMGGTTIGRPYASGSYSFSNNGTLAYTQSRPEYPADVAVIRTKKAPQLITNLNSDLLSYRELGKTEEVWYKSSYDGRDIQGWIVKPPFYDPSKKYPLLVENHGGPILNYGDRFTAEIQLYAADGYVVFYPNPRGSTSYGEAFANLLLNNYPGQDYNDVMDGVDYLVEKGIVDNDKLFVTGGSAGGIMAAWMIGKNNRFKASVVVKPVMNWISKTLVADNYYGYANTRYPGQPWENFENYWKFSPISLVGNIETPTMVMVGMNDLRTPPSEAKQLYHALKLRKVETVLVEIPEASHGIAKKPSNLISKVAHTLAWLNKYNK
- a CDS encoding metal ABC transporter ATP-binding protein — protein: MKQNIAVKVDDLTVAYNYKPVLWDIDLEIPEGVLMAIVGPNGAGKSTLIKSILGILNPIAGSVSIYGKSYEKQRALVAYVPQKGSVDWDFPTTALDVVMMGTYGSLGWIKRPGQKQKKIALEALEKVGMLPFKNRQISQLSGGQQQRIFLARALVQDASIYFMDEPFQGVDATTEIAIINILKELRKANKTVIVVHHDLQTVPEYFDWVTFLNVKKIATGPVKDIFNDDNLTKTYGINYKVSIQE
- a CDS encoding TonB-dependent receptor, whose protein sequence is MNHLTLLFSLLSFTAFAQTITGRTTSNNTALPYVNVYLKGGEQGAVSKDDGSFNIKHVKAGTYTIIASFTGYQTQKKTITISSNNTVVNFDLPETELLEEVVISGTLKAVSRLESPVPVEVYSPAFLKKNPTPNIFEALQNVNGVRPQINCNVCNTGDIHINGLEGPYTLVLIDGMPIVSGLSTVYGLSGIPNSLIEQIEIVKGPASSLYGSEAVGGLINVITKLPENAPRFFADSYVTGWGEVNLDLGFKAKVGDKAHLLMGTNYFNYNNPIDNNGDNFTDLTLQDRISVFQKWDFKRNNNRVMSLAGRYFYEDRWGGEMQWNPSFRGGSDVYGESIYTSRFEILGKYQLPVEEKMLLQVSYTDHDQNSVYGNTPYLAQQRIGFGQLTWDKPLENHDLLFGVAARYNFYNDNTPATVTADEVTIPSIFAQDEIKLNDKNTLLLGARYDYDKRHGNIFTPRIAYKFKPTTDDIFRINAGTGFRVVNIFTEEHAALTGARDVIIPEELKPERSYNVNVNYLRKFYTKSGAIIGLDASAWYTYFTNLILPDYDTNPNEIIYDNLDGKAITKGISVNVDAMIASGIKVLVGATMQDVSQTENGIKQRQILTERFTGTWAASYKNYKYNLTLDYTGNIYGPMRLPLLGDADPRSEYSPTWSIQNIQLTYDGLSNLEIYGGVKNLLDWTPNKGNPFIISRAHDPFDKTLDVNDPNDLPFDPSYVYAPNQGIRLFFGLRYSFK
- a CDS encoding metal ABC transporter solute-binding protein, Zn/Mn family, which produces MKKYASILLICFIFFNCKSDKKENGKFNVVTTTTMITDLVTNIGGDLINIQGLMGSGVDPHLYKASEGDVTKLANADIIFYNGLHLEGKLVEVFEKMHSQKTKTIAVSDALDKNTLIGSDYFASNYDPHIWFDIDYWIQATQFVVKKLSDAIPEQKAAFETNGANYIKKLKALKTKLTATIESLPEEKRILVTAHDAFNYFGKSFKFEVVGLQGLSTATEAGVQDVQKLSAFIIERNVNAIFVESSVPKRTIEALQAAVNSKGHQVSIGGSLYSDALGNAGTVEGTYIGMFEYNVNTIVNALK